In a genomic window of Ipomoea triloba cultivar NCNSP0323 chromosome 3, ASM357664v1:
- the LOC116012912 gene encoding protein FAR1-RELATED SEQUENCE 5-like, giving the protein MEEYGLGDNGWFRYLFESRTFWASPYFHDEFMAGLVRTTSRSESQNSFFGSFSNGYSSLVEFVVHYDSAIGAQRHAQAKLNADSCFSCQVVSLSDSDGSVSYVIKDGDHRAWAVNLVLDDNCARCSCKMFERMGLLCKHIFFVFKDRGLESIPSRYLVHRWTKGACLHPIFDIDGIVVDQSAKVENIRLLTNLMWSDIYACVGLADGNIDRFSQIRSVINDQRKLFLQDGSGNGSSVAVGSKQSVINSFCGSMSKASSVEVHDPVKAKNKGSGKRLKSARERAASKCAKQSRRCHTCDEYGHNSKTCPLNN; this is encoded by the exons ATGGAGGAATATGGGTTGGGTGATAATGGTTGGTTTCGTTACTTGTTTGAGTCCCGTACATTTTGGGCATCTCCATACTTTCATGATGAGTTTATGGCGGGTTTGGTTAGGACCACATCTAGATCGGAGTCTCAAAACAGTTTCTTTGGTAGCTTCTCTAATGGATATTCTAGCTTGGTTGAATTTGTGGTGCATTATGATAGTGCTATTGGTGCACAGCGGCATGCCCAAGCAAAACTAAATGCTGATT CTTGTTTTTCTTGTCAAGTGGTATCTTTGAGTGATTCTGATGGTAGCGTGTCTTACGTGATAAAAGATGGTGACCATCGAGCATGGGCTGTCAATTTAGTTTTGGATGATAATTGTGCAAGGTGTTCTTGCAAGATGTTTGAGAGGATGGGTTTGTTGTGTAAGcatatcttttttgtttttaaagatcgTGGTCTTGAGAGTATTCCTTCTAGGTATTTGGTGCATCGGTGGACAAAGGGTGCATGTTTGCACCCAATATTTGATATTGATGGTATAGTTGTTGATCAATCTGCGAAAGTGGAGAACATTAGGCTGCTTACTAATCTTATGTGGTCTGATATTTATGCTTGTGTGGGGTTGGCTGATGGTAATATTGATCGTTTTTCACAGATACGAAGCGTTATTAATGATCAAAGGAAATTATTTCTTCAAGATGGGAGTGGTAATGGCAGTAGCGTGGCTGTTGGTAGCAAGCAAAGTGTGATTAATTCGTTTTGTGGGTCTATGTCCAAGGCCTCTTCAGTGGAAGTGCACGACCCTGTCAAAGCTAAGAACAAGGGTAGTGGTAAGCGATTGAAGAGTGCAAGGGAGAGAGCTGCAAGCAAGTGTGCAAAGCAATCAAGGAGATGCCACACTTGTGATGAATATGGCCATAACAGTAAGACATGTCctttaaataattga
- the LOC116012913 gene encoding protein FAR1-RELATED SEQUENCE 5-like, which translates to MTTSKHLFSLSSSPNGITSGTNLNTSDANSSNIEGGYSVDISPGMTEYWIPNCEDGSKPKIGMTFNTLEAAISFYKNYAAKVGFDIRYSSIMKSKDGVILTKYILCSREGYKNATGRSTLNVDEASSSSITKRIRVLNRTCCKARIVFKFIGSLGYVVKKFKERHNHCMSSILANQFLKVNRNIDVGHQKFIANRARANIGPTKSFNLYKEMVEDFSNVGATNVDFKNFNKDFRAYIISADGQMIVNNFFKKKEVCEAFYFAYDIDEDEHLCKLFWADPISRKNFGCFGDVVSFDATYQTKRYNMVFTPLTGIDNHKKSITFAAGLLTKEDIASYIWLFEHFKKAMGAEPKKKLNSIVWSSYLEPLEFENEWKSIMEEFDFVNNNWLEQMFELRRFWIPAYFRYVPMASLLRTTSRSEGENDVFSIFTTPLSSLFQFYMQFERALDSQRHNHAKHTSDNEGNITEMKTPLPIEKHASTIKDGSDRKFTVEHNVTEKKVVCSCKMFERIGLLCSHTFVVFKDFNFDKIPMKYVLNQWTKDASLKPIFHIHGLTFNQGAGMDERKVLLAQLWSDMPCCIGLAEEAKMDKLNEFAQEIKQQKLILMTEQADLSPTHRKNAVIESYCESSKPSEISILPPRKAKNKGSGKRMKGKKELAMDASKKGLRKCHTCDAYLENDKRHDSRNHPLRK; encoded by the exons ATGACCACTAGTAAGCACTTATTTTCACTCT CATCATCTCCAAATGGCATCACATCAGGCACAAATTTGAATACTTCTGATGCAAATTCCAGTAATATTGAAGGTGGTTATAGTGTGGATATATCACCGGGGATGACTGAATATTGGATTCCTAATTGTGAAGATGGGAGCAAACCTAAGATTGGTATGACATTCAATACTTTAGAGGCTGCTATATCCTTTTACAAGAACTATGCTGCTAAAGTTGGCTTTGATATAAGGTATAGTTCTATTATGAAGTCTAAGGATGGGGTGATTCTGACAAAGTACATTCTTTGCAGTAGAGAAGGGTATAAGAATGCTACCGGTCGTTCTACATTGAATGTAGATGAAGCATCAAGTTCTTCAATTACAAAGAGGATAAGAGTCTTAAATAGGACATGTTGCAAAGCCAGAATTGTGTTCAAATTCATAGGAAGTCTTGGTTATGTTGTTAAAAAATTTAAGGAAAGACATAACCACTGTATGTCATCAATCCTAGCAAACCAGTTTCTAAAGGTCAATAGGAACATTGATGTGGGACATCAAAAGTTCATTGCAAATCGTGCACGAGCAAATATTGGgccaacaaaatcatttaactTGTACAAGGAGATGGTCGAGGATTTTTCCAATGTAGGTGCAACGAATGTTGACTTTAAGAACTTCAATAAGGATTTTAGAGCATATATAATAAGTGCTGATGGACAAATGAttgtgaataatttttttaagaaaaaggaGGTGTGTGAAGCATTTTATTTTGCATATGACATTGATGAAGATGAGCACTTGTGCAAGCTTTTTTGGGCAGATCCAATTTCAAGAAAGAATTTTGGCTGTTTTGGGGATGTAGTATCTTTTGATGCAACGTATCAAACTAAAAG GTACAACATGGTTTTTACACCGCTCACCGGTATTGATAACCACAAGAAAAGCATTACATTTGCAGCTGGATTGTTGACAAAAGAGGACATTGCATCCTATATTTGGTTATTTGAACACTTTAAGAAAGCAATGGGTGCAGAGCCAAA gaAGAAATTGAACTCTATTGTGTGGAGCTCATACTTAGAACCTCTTGAATTCGAGAATGAATGGAAATCAATCATGGAAGAGTTTGATTTTGTCAATAACAACTGGTTGGAACAAATGTTTGAGTTGCGCAGATTTTGGATACCAGCCTATTTCAGATATGTTCCTATGGCCAGTTTATTGAGGACTACATCACGCTCGGAAGGtgaaaatgatgtttttagtatatttacTACACCTCTCTCTAGTCTTTTCCAGTTTTATATGCAGTTTGAGCGTGCTTTGGACTCTCAGAGACACAATCATGCAAAACATACAAGTGATAATGAGGGGAACATCACAGAAATGAAGACACCTTTGCCCATTGAAAAGCATGCTTCAACT ATCAAAGATGGCAGTGATAGAAAGTTTACTGTGGAGCACAATGTAACTGAAAAGAAAGTTGTTTGTAGTTGCAAAATGTTTGAAAGAATTGGATTGTTGTGTAGCCACACTTTTGTGGTGTTTAAGGATTTTAACTTTGATAAAATCCCTATGAAATATGTGTTGAATCAATGGACTAAGGATGCATCCTTAAAGCCTATCTTCCATATTCATGGTCTAACATTTAATCAAGGTGCAGGAATGGATGAGAGGAAGGTGTTGTTAGCACAATTGTGGAGTGATATGCCGTGTTGTATTGGTCTAGCAGAAGAAGCAAAAATGGATAAATTGAATGAATTTGCACAAGAgattaaacaacaaaaattgATATTGATGACAGAACAAGCTGATTTATCCCCTACTCATAGGAAGAATGCAGTCATAGAGTCTTATTGTGAGTCATCTAAGCCTTCCGAGATCTCTATTCTACCACcaagaaaagcaaaaaataaGGGCAGTGGTAAGCGTATGAAAGGGAAAAAGGAGTTAGCAATGGATGCATCAAAGAAAGGTTTAAGAAAATGCCATACGTGTGATGCTTACTTAGAAAATGACAAGCGACATGACAGTAGGAACCACCCACTTAGAAAGTAA